CTTTAGTATGTACTATAGGTTTGCTATcggaacagaaacaaaacaaaaccccaaacttaagTGGTTCTTTAAGTGCAGTTCCAGCTGCAAGTACATGGTTATTTGTGAGTCTATAACACAGGGCCAGACTTCTAGAAATGTAGAGGTAATGCTGATCTGTCAGGTTTATGCTGAGTAATCCTCCATGACGTTGGTCTTAATTTTGGCAGCTGtttatatatttacttatttaaaatgtgtttccttgatattagtttggttttttttttaattcgtttctcccttttttccttttttttttctaaatcagttTCTAAACAAGGATGGACTACAACTCGTCAGACCTGATGACGTGGAAGAGGGTGACATTGTAAAGTATTTGGTGCCCGTTGTTCCAGGCATAGAGGGCCCGATCCTTGGGGTTGTAGTCCAACATGGAAATGTGCGAGTACTTGTTTTGGAAGGGGATGTCGATGTACTCGTAGGTGGAGGCATTGGTCTGGTAGGCGTAGTGCACCTTGGTACCTCCCGAGTAGCCGTTGGTGACGTAGAGCGTGCCGCAGATGATGAAGGCCTCCCCAGCGCTGCGTTTCGGGTAGCTGGTGTTCCAGGTCTGGAGGCTCTGCAGGGTGTTGGGGTCCAACTTGCTGATGACGATGTTGCCCGCGTTCTGGTTGGTGGCGTAGACGGCCCACAGCCCGTTCTCGTCCACCATGAGGTCAATGTCCGAGTGGCCACCCCAGGCGTAGTGGTACATGTTGTTGTAGCCGGCATAATCCAGGCTGCGAGTCTTGAGAATGGTCTCTGTTTTCAAGTCAAACCTGATAATTATGTGGCTTTGGTATTTATTGAAATAGATAGAGCCATTGTAGACCACTTGACCGGTGCCTGACCACGGGTGAGGGAGACGGTGAGAGGTAAAATTGTCAGTATTCATGAAATCTGCCATGGATTTATATTCGCGGACGAAGCGGTTGTTGTGGTAGCTGTCCATGTACCAGACCTGGGCGAGCAACAGAAACACGTGGGGTTAGAAAACAGCAAAGACCCAGCTGAGCCCTTTGCACATCACCCTAGAAACTGAGCTGGGAGCGAAATCCAGAGCAAGGAATCCAACCCGCTGGAAGATGATGTGTCCAACACCTGCCACCTACACCCAGAAATAAACCCAATTTTTGGAACCCAAAATCAGCCAAGAAATCAACTGAATAGCAAAGCTTTCCCAGGGGTAACCTGGTATCTCCCCAGGAACCTGGAGCTTAAAAGGTTCCCTGGGAGTGCTGCATGACTGGCACCGTCCTTCGAGAGGGCAATTAACATCTTTTCTCTGGCTAAACCCAGCCTATTATGTTGATGCCGCTTTTGCTTCCCGTAAGCCCCATCGTGGTAGTACTCAGTAAATTATACCAGCTGCTGTGCAGAACTCCATTAATTTGGCATGCAGAAGTGATGGATGCAATCGCTCATTGTCAAGGAAATTCAGGCAAAGTCCATATTGGTTTAAAAATCATACACTTCTGCATCAAAAGCTGAAACCAAGGCCGCTAAAATATAAGAGACAAAGACATTAAAATCCTGCTATCAGTAGAGGGGGGAGAGGTTTTAGATCATCATTTAAGTGCCAGTTCACTAGGGACACTGTCTagactccttaaaaaaaaaaaaggcttttgtcaTATGAAACCCATTTGGAGGCAAATGACAAAGCTGTGCAGTTAATATCAAGCAGAAATATCCAGCCAGTGAGTGACATTCTGTATGCAGTTGCTGCCTAGAAATAAGATAGCCGCTTTCTGTAGAAACTgtttaggaaggagaaaaagtaaattaaatagcAAGATGGAAGCCTTTAAGGATGCAGATTTGGGTAATGTTGTAGTGCAAACTTCTTTTGCAAACCCCTTGCAAAATCTGATAGTACTGTCTCTGCAATACGGCTGTCTCCAGGGTCCCTTAGAAGAGCAGACAAACATTTACACACGGTGTGTGCATGTAAACTGCTTTTGGCTGCTGTATTTGAAAGGCCAAGTGGGGTCTGCAAAAACTTTGTAGGGAACTTCAGCCCTCCGTCGTTACCTCCCTGGAAACACCACAGAGGTGGGGAATGAACGTGTGGCAAATGGCTCAGATCTTCACACCTCTGCTGTGGGCTTGACGATGGCTGCAAAAGCACCAGAGAAAAACCACGTGTGTTCCTGAGCCCATGGCAGAGAGgtgcctgcagcctgggagagctTCTGCTGTCAGGCATGGCACTGGAGAGCATTCCTCTCTTAATGAAATGCCTGCGTTCAACTAAACCAGCTTGggaaatcacaaaaaaaacccagaaaacttgattgtctctctgctgctcccattTCATTATTTGGTATTAAAAAATTACGCATGCCAATGCATTGTGCTCAGTTTTGAGAGAGACAAAGAGAAGCCCAGAAGAGCAGAACCCCATATCGTCACACCGGGGCTGCAAGGTGGCAGGACCCAAAGGCGTTTCACGCTTTGGAGAAGCAGAGATTGATGGATAGCAATGTCTCATCGCACCGGCTGGCTTTGAGCAACCTTCTCCTGCCAATACACATCAATCCCAGCGCTCAGCATCCACCTGCTGCCTCGCCGCCGGGCTGCTCCTGCGAGACTTGCAATTTTCCCCAGTTGTGTTCAATGATTTCATGACACGAACAAATGACCATACGAACCACCAAACACCGCCTGGGGCTTGGTGACATAAGACAGATATGATAAACTGCCCATCTCTCCCCATTCCCAGTTTCCCACTCTGCCGGGCAGCCAATGAAGTTCGCTTAATTGTGTGTTTCTAATAAAATTCACAGTAGATTTATatattatacacacatacacgCTTGTGAAGCTTGAGCTACAGTCCAGAGAAAACCGCTTGTCTACTCGCACGACAAAAATACACTGCGGAAAAAGgcatgggtaaaaaaaaaatattaaaaaatactagtTTGAGACAAAACTCTCATAAGACATGGAAAGATCTTTAGCATTTGATCAACTAGCTTCAGCTGCAACAGGCCTGACTCTTCCTTCACAGATGTATAAATCACGTCAGTGCCGAGGGATGAAGCAAACACAGCCCAAAGGGGACAAGCCTGTCCCCTCTTTTGAGCAAAGCAAGATGTGATGTGGGTAAAGTCTTCCCATCTCACTTCATAATTAGGATCTTATTGGGGCTACAGGTGAAATTTTGTTTAATAACTGTAAAATATGGAGGTGTCGCATAGGGGAACCAGTGCCAACCAGCTAGCTGCTGGAGGGAAAGAGCCTGACATCTCAAGTCACTGTTGCTTCATTGCTGCACATCCACAAGCCACCCTGGGGGGGGCTCCTCCAGAGCATCCCTCGTCCTCTCTTAGCTACAGAAAGCCAATCACGGGGCAAAGCTCTCAAAATAGCTGCCCTGATACAGCCCCGGCTGATGCCTTCATCCTTTGATGAAGGATGCTGCATGCAGGAGGGAATTGCCATGCAGCCAAgctctgtggtttttgttttgttttgctgcctgCAAATCCTCAGCAAACACTCAAGATATTTTCCATTCCATCAGTCATGGGAAGCCTGGATTGATTTTCAGCCAGTTATTGGCCTCCTACCTCCTTGGGATCAAAATTGAATggtctgaatggaaaaaaaaaaagaccaaaacaaagcaaaacaaatctctctctggctgcagtcaGTTAATTCCTCACAACAATGAAGGTGGAGGATGGAGGACAAATGCAGTCAGATGACATTATCGGAGGCACTGGCAGCAGAAGAGCAGCACAGCCTGGGACCACGGGTCCCTCTGCttggctccagctcctgctggctGCCAAACCCAGATGAGAAACCCAATATTTGGTTTTTCCCTCCCGTGGGGGGCACAGACCTCACGGTGACACTTCTGAGACCATGCACGCTCATCACTGCAGTGAGTTTCGCCTGCTCTGGGAAAGGACCACTGCATGGGGCTGCTCAgccccctcctcatcctccctcccTGCGGGATCCTCAGCCCCATCCCACTGCCGATGAGGCCAACAGAGCCCCGTGAGATGAATTACGACCTTCCACAGGTTTCACAGGGCACAACCTGGGCTTCGGTGCTCGGGTGTAATGAATTTTCAAAGCCGCGTCGGTGGAGGTGGGAACACAGAGACGAAGGTGTCGGGGTCTTACCTTGTTCTCTCCTTCGGGAGCGAGAGGGTCTGTCATCCACGAGCCGAACCTGGACCCCGAGGTTTTAATTGTGATTGGGTCACTTATTCCCGTCAGCTTGCCACAAGCTGAAAAAGAGTGCAAGGCTGGTGAGCACCATGTCAGACCACCACCGCGGCTcctttggtggtgggtttttgcCAACCGGCCCCAAAGCCCCAGTGACGGGCACCAGAGCCGGCCACCACCCACACCGCTCTGCCCACTGCTCTCCCCCGCTGATGGGCAGCTCTGTTTTTAATTAGGTAGAGGTAATTAGGCCAAGAACAACTGTCGgatgcttttgtttgtttcatgcCTCTTAATAACAATTGTCCTTATCACACGGCCCCAAGAAAACAAGCTTTCCTGAACCAGCCGTGCTGCTAATGTCACAGAATAGGAAATGAGAAGAGTTAGCCAGGGTCGAGCAGCCAGGTGGAGAAATTAGCTGAATAGCTCTGCTCATTTCTGCTATGATAGAGTGGGTGCAGCcaagataaaaagagaaacatgTCTATTCCAGCCCTGCTGGAAACATGCATTTGTTACAGGTTATgcaaaggagaagaagaaaaaaaaaaaaggtgggaaatTATATGCAATATAAATCTCTTCCCTGCAAGACCATTTACCGGCTTCTACCAGCCACCTCTCTGTTCCCTATTGTGTCTGCACGCTTAGGAGACACTAACGAGTTCACCAGCCTCCTCCTGTCTCCTCTGCCAGCCTGGGCTTCGCCAGCTCCAGGAGAGGAACCCAAACACAGCAGGCTGGAAGGCAGGAGGTGGGGTGTCCCTCGGGAGCTGCCCCGGGAATCCTGCCCAGACTCAGCATCACCACAACAGGGACGTGCACCCGCACAGCACTATGAGCCAGGTTTTGAAGCGTACTCGGGTGCTCCGCACCGTTGATTTCATGCCATTGAATTCAGTGGGCATGTGAGCACATTTGCAAGCCCAGCTAAGTGCCTTGCTGTGTTTTTAAGCCCTAAACAGGAGGTGAAGCAGCGGCACCTCTCCTCCAGCTTGCCGTGCCAGCTGCCTGTGGCAGTTTGTTTCCCTTCCATGGTTGTGTCCCCTGATACTGAACCAAGCACCCCTCTGGAGATGCCTGTGAATAGATGCCTGCAATGCTACAGCCTCAGCATAGAAGGTGCGGCCATATGCTGAGTTCCTATTTCTACTGATATCCCCAAGTTTCAGCAAAGCTGCCACTCTGGTCTCCTGCAAACCCAGCATTTTAGCATATGGGCACTAAGGAATGACAGGCAAAGAGATGAAGATGCCGCAGGAGGGACTGGGGGCTGGTGTTGGAtggtctgctgctgcaggagccctcATTTAAAACCCAGACACATTCAGTGTAGAACTGgtcctgcagcagcatctcctgagCAAGACAAGCTAAGGTCAGCGGCACCAGGGGGACAGCCACAACCTGAAATTCAGAAGGCGTTTCCTGACTTCTCCTTTTTGATGTGGAAGCCTctggcaggctggggaaggggaaggcggCGGTGCTGGGATGGAGCGGCTGCGCTGGGTGCTGGGTTTgcaggctgagctgcagctgcactGCGGTACGGATGGTCCCGCTGCTCAGCGGGGGTACGCAGGGCCAGGGACGCAGTTGGGAGCCCATGGAGGTGCTGCTGAACCGTGGTTAGAGCTCTGCCAGCTCAGGACAAGGTCCTTCTGCTCAAAATTACCaaggagaatcatagaatcacagaatggtttgggttagaagggaccagtaaaggtcatctagtccaacccccctgcaacgagcagggacattttcaactagatcaggttgctcaaagccccatccaacctggccttgaatgtttccagtaCATATACTCTGCAATATCTCTTAGCTGCCTTTCTCCTTAGCCTGTTCTCATCTGCCCCTTTATATTCCTGATCACGGCCATGGGACACATCCACCTACCTCAGCTCTGAACTGCGGGCAAAGGGGTCACCTTAGCCCAGGGCATAAAATAGCTGAAGCTATTCTTGATATGCACCAGCATGACATGGCCAAGGGGACCATCAGTCTTCCCACAGCCTTCAGACACCAGGCAGATAAAGAGAGATCCCACCAAAAAGCTGAGAGCTTTCCTGGCCTCCCTGAGACACGATGTATGGGAATTTATCCTCCTGCCTGTCTGATGTATGCAAAACCTCTCAGCTCAGGAGGAGAGCAAGGTATTGACAAAGGGATGCAATGggttaaaataataaattcttaaTGTCTTGCAAATTCCCCTGGCAGAGGACCAGCCTTCCTCTAATCACAGATCTGCTCAACGCTGCCTTCTATTATCGAAGCCCTACATTGCTGTCACTTTATCTCTTTCCTTCCATTTCCCTGGAGAGAAAGGTTGTATAAAAGctcattgattaaaaaaaaaaaaaaagtaaaaaaaaaaaagcagcagcagctgataaGGGTAAACTAGTGTTGTTTGCAAGCACTGAGGCTACATCTCATAAACGTTTAGCTGGAGGCACATTCACAACAGCTCTTCAGCAATGCAAGAGGGTTGCTCTTACACAGGGCaaggtgttttctttcttgttgtaAATCTATCACGGGCACACATATGCTAGGGGGAAAGTTTAAAATGGATCCTTTAAGGCCCCTAGTTAGCTAGGTCCCTGCAGCTCTCATGGGCTTACCGCCCAGGGATGGACAACTACAGCCTCTATGATCCTCATTCACCCGTCCGTTCCTGACAAGATGCAAACCACACTCTGAACACCatcagcttttttccctctttctatgGGGCTAGAAATCATTAAAAGCAGGAAGATTACTTTACTGGGAGCAGAGGGGACTCTGTCTTCTACTGCTTCCCTTGGACATGTCGCAGTTTGAATCAGAGCAGTAGCTCACAAGATGGGATTCTTGCATCTCCCCATGCTCCGGCACAAAGCAGCAGCCTGCACAGCCTCGAAGCACCCACCAGCAGCCCCGGGCAGTCTCAGCACTGCTCTTCTCTGCAGGTGAGGAGCTGAGCATGCAGCGATGGgttgggagcagagctggggcaagAGCCCAAGACGCCCAGCATCCAAGTCCTTCCTCTACCAGACTCTACTGATTTGCACGGGGGAGTTTTTATGCCCTGGCTGCGATTGCCCTAAAGCTGCTGCTTGATtgcccagcagagccctgccctgggcagcccagcacccatgggtgctgagcCTTTTGCAGCAAACCTGCTCTCCCATTGGGATGGCAGGAGGATGGGATGCTAGGGGCATTTCAAGTCACTCAGGGACAAATGTGCAACAGGAAAGCATGACCTGGTGCTCATCCATGAGTCCAGGACACAGGGGAAGCCTGTGAGGAGCAGCTTTCCTGGAAAACAGCACAAATCAGCCTTTTCCCGAGCACCTCCAGGCTGACCCAGCCAGCTGCCTCCGACctgccctcctgcagctcagcagagcagcaAGGAAACACCACGTCCACGCACACAGCCCCTTCCTCTAGCCACACGAGGAATTTTCCAGCAGGAGAAGACACGCTTTCCTCCACCCAGTTACAACGAGCACTACCATCCTCCCAGGATACTAACACCTCAGCTCCGTATTTCTCCTAAGATCCAGCCCACAAGCGATGTTTAGCAGCTCAGCAGCAATTTATCCACCAAGGCAGCCATGGCACCAGCACCAGCGCCGTCTCCTTCTGGACTCCGCGGTTCTGCttgggctgctgctgctacagCCGAGCACCTTCCCTGCTGGGGTTTCCCACAAAGCCGAGGTCTGATCCCCCCCCACATCCCGGTCCCAGCCCTCCGtagcagggatggggcagcggCAGTTGCGTCGTGCCCTGCCCTTGCCTCTGTCACCTGGCAGGGAGCCCTCCCATCCCCAAAACATCTGGGACGGGCGGGCAGGGCTCTGTTCCCATCCCTGCGCCGGGATTGTGGGCCGGGATTTTTTGCAAGAGTCAGGGAAAGCTCGTGCTATCAGGCAAACGTGAGCCTGCGGAGCGCAGCCAAGTTAAATTCCCCCTCGAATCAAGGAGTGACAACCTTTCCATTCTTCCAAGTCTCCTCTTAGGAACATTAATGGAAACGTTAAAATCCCTGTATAAATAGTGATCTTTAAGAGTGTAAACGGAATAACAGATTGAACATgccattattgatttttttttcccttcacacaCATGCCGGAGTCAGGAATTGTTTTCACTATTGATCCATCAATAATGCTTAGGAAACCCAAAATGCAAAACAGGACCTTGTCTCAGGAAAATGCTGCTGCACTGTCGAGCATCAGTGCTTCCCAGGGGATGGGGAGAGGCGAACCGGACGGGAACCCAGCacaccccctccccttcccttgtcCCGTGCTTATTGCAGCAGCTCCCTGATCCTGTTCTGGGTACTCTAAGCTGCACCCTGAGCTCTAGCAAGTGAGCACACACCAGGTGAGCAGCATTGCTGGCCCACGCAGGAGCAAATCTAAGCTAAAACGTGCTACTTGAAACATCAATGAATCCCTCTGAGCAGATAATTTGCAGCACACAGCAATCCTCAGTGAACAGGGCCTCGTCGTGAGGCAGCAAAGTGTCTGTAAGGTTGTTATCCGAATTTAACTCAATTAACTATCATTTTCACTGGTTTACACGCTGGAGCGATAAACAACATTGGAAATTCAATCTGTGCTGTTTGCTGTTAAGTGACCAAATAAATCACCCTCCTGGGTGAGCAGCAAACCCTCACGGGCGAACGCTTGCAGGACTCAGCATCCACCTCCGCGAGCACCCACGGGTGCCGCAACGCCCCGAGGCAGAAAAGCTACCCTGACCCCGCAGTCACAGAGAGaccaagaggagaaagaaggggcaCAGCCAAAAAGCTCCATAAAGCCTCAAAAAGATTCCAAACAAACGCCAAAAAGTTTCTAGAAAAAGTTGCTTGCAGGAGCTCACCATCCTAGCTGCCCCAGTCAGGCTTACCTGGGCTGCTGCCTTGGGGGGTGTCCCAGCTGGAGGACCTGAGCATGAGGGGGCTGTAATGAGCCAGGACATGGTCCAGAGCAGAAGGAGCTAATGGTCCaagagcaaaatcttttttttttttttttttgagttactTCTTAAAGTCTGCCCAGGGTCTGCGGGAGGATCATCACAGCTTCCCTGGCTCTGGTGGAGTCAGCCTGGGCTGGGCAGCTCCGCCGAGGCCAGCTGGAGAGGGGCTGTGGGGTCCAGGATGGTTTTGTTTAAAGAACTATGCCTCAGAGAGTACTTCTACAGACTCAAAtccctggtcctgctgctgtTCCCTCTCCCCATCACCTGCAGCTCCTCCTCATCTTCAAGAGATGGGCTGAAGGCTATGGATGCAGCAAGCAGATCCCTCCTTAGGCACCGTCTCCTCTCGTCACACCCACCTCTGCTTTCGGGAGGGGAGAAATAAGACAAGCCGTTtgcagggcagagctcccctgTGCTGGCAgtgtggggctgcgggggggttgCTATGTGACCTTGGTCAACCAGACACTCCTGGGACTGTTCTCCATCCTTTCTTATCTCACCCACTGCAGGACTGTCATTCCTGAGGTGTCTGTATGGTCCCCACATGATAAAGCTCCAGGTATTAGGTACTGCTAACACAGAAAGCATGAAGTCATTACAACCTCGATCATTTCTGTCCCCGTTAAGCTTTCAGGGTGAAATTCAAGCGGGTAAGGACAAGGTCAGGACTTCCCCGCCGTCCCCCGACCCTGCTGCCTTCCCCGCGACCATCACGGGGCGAGGAGCGGGACCGCAGACACGGTGCAGAAAGCGACGGCATGACTCGCCTCAGCCTGTTCTGCCCCCAGAACCACACCGGGGCACATCAGCGCTCATTAATAAATGAGAAATCAGGCTCTGCCCTCTCACttagccggggggggggggtataccTGCCCACCGGGCAGCTCGCCGGGGGTATCGCAGGGCACGACTCGCTGCGTGGTCGTAGTTCAAATACCTCTGAGCATCCAGGCTTACGTggaaatttgctttcctttccgAGATTTCAAGTGAGAGGTAGCTTATGAGGGACATAGAAGGTAACAGAGGTCGGGATGGAAATGCAGGGGGAAATACAGGGGAGGCTGCTGCTTACAGAAGTGTGGAGGCATCTAGAAAcaagcaaaagcaatcccaccaGCAAAGACAAGAGAGAAACAAAGCGTTACCTTGCCAAGGATATAAAGTGCTCAGAAGAGATCGGATCTTCCATGAAGTTACCTGAGAGTGTTATTTCATATGTGCTACCAAAATAGACTGCAGAGCAGTTAATGTGTTTAGATTATCTAAATTGCTTAACAAGAAAGTCAATAATGTAAGTAGAAATTAAATCAAGACAGAGCTAGGCCAACAAACGGTGGGGAGATTTCTTGCAGCTGCGGAAGGCAGtgcccttcctccccccttctccACCCTCTGTCTGGGGTCGGACGCTGGCTTTAGCTACAGCTGTGTCTCCCCACAATGGACCCACCGGCTTCAGTCAATTAATACTCTCTGAGTGAGATTACAGACGAATCTCTCGCATTTTAGCATCGCTGGTTACTTGGCCTGACGGAAGGGGCTCCCTCAGGGAACGGGAGAGATGGGGAGGATTTATATCCTGCACATGGCAT
The Harpia harpyja isolate bHarHar1 chromosome 19, bHarHar1 primary haplotype, whole genome shotgun sequence DNA segment above includes these coding regions:
- the OLFM1 gene encoding noelin isoform X2, which codes for MQPASKLLTLCFLILMGTELTQVLPTNPEESWQVYSSAQDSEGRCICTVVAPQQTMCSRDARTKQLRQLLEKVQNMSQSIEVLDRRTQRDLQYVEKMENQMRGLESKFKQVEESHKQHLARQFKAIKAKMEELRPLIPVLEEYKADAKLVLQFKEEVQNLTSVLNELQEEIGAYDYEELQNRVSNLEERLRACMQKLACGKLTGISDPITIKTSGSRFGSWMTDPLAPEGENKVWYMDSYHNNRFVREYKSMADFMNTDNFTSHRLPHPWSGTGQVVYNGSIYFNKYQSHIIIRFDLKTETILKTRSLDYAGYNNMYHYAWGGHSDIDLMVDENGLWAVYATNQNAGNIVISKLDPNTLQSLQTWNTSYPKRSAGEAFIICGTLYVTNGYSGGTKVHYAYQTNASTYEYIDIPFQNKYSHISMLDYNPKDRALYAWNNGHQILYNVTLFHVIRSDEL
- the OLFM1 gene encoding noelin isoform X1 — its product is MKGAWLPPPADMSVPLLKIGVVLSTMAMITNWMSQTLPSLVGLNTTKLTAATGGTLDRSTGVLPTNPEESWQVYSSAQDSEGRCICTVVAPQQTMCSRDARTKQLRQLLEKVQNMSQSIEVLDRRTQRDLQYVEKMENQMRGLESKFKQVEESHKQHLARQFKAIKAKMEELRPLIPVLEEYKADAKLVLQFKEEVQNLTSVLNELQEEIGAYDYEELQNRVSNLEERLRACMQKLACGKLTGISDPITIKTSGSRFGSWMTDPLAPEGENKVWYMDSYHNNRFVREYKSMADFMNTDNFTSHRLPHPWSGTGQVVYNGSIYFNKYQSHIIIRFDLKTETILKTRSLDYAGYNNMYHYAWGGHSDIDLMVDENGLWAVYATNQNAGNIVISKLDPNTLQSLQTWNTSYPKRSAGEAFIICGTLYVTNGYSGGTKVHYAYQTNASTYEYIDIPFQNKYSHISMLDYNPKDRALYAWNNGHQILYNVTLFHVIRSDEL